From Medicago truncatula cultivar Jemalong A17 chromosome 7, MtrunA17r5.0-ANR, whole genome shotgun sequence, a single genomic window includes:
- the LOC11428920 gene encoding AT-hook motif nuclear-localized protein 23 has translation MAGIDLGSASQHFVHRLQRPDLEVHDESQDQDGNNNNNHEGLDLVSPNHGLGDVVGRRPRGRPPGSKNKPKPPVIITRESANTLRAHILEVSSGCDVFDSVATYARKRQRGICVLSGSGTVTNVTLRQPAAAGSVVTLHGRFEILSLSGSFLPPPAPPGATSLSVFLGGGQGQVVGGNVVGPLVASGPVIVIASSFTNVAYERLPLDEDESLQMQQGQSSAGGGGGGGDGVNNSFPDPSSGLPFFNLPLNMPQLPVDGWAGNSGGRQSY, from the coding sequence ATGGCCGGCATAGACTTGGGTTCAGCATCACAACACTTTGTTCATCGCCTTCAACGTCCTGACCTAGAAGTTCATGATGAGAGTCAAGACCAAGAtggaaacaacaacaataaccatGAAGGGCTTGACCTAGTTTCACCAAATCATGGTCTTGGAGATGTAGTTGGTCGCAGGCCGAGGGGAAGACCTCCGGGCTCAAAGAACAAACCTAAACCACCGGTGATCATCACAAGAGAGAGTGCAAACACACTTAGGGCTCACATCCTTGAAGTAAGTAGTGGTTGTGATGTGTTTGACTCTGTGGCTACTTATGCAAGAAAGCGTCAAAGAGGGATCTGTGTCCTTAGTGGGAGTGGAACAGTCACTAACGTGACCTTGCGACAGCCAGCTGCCGCAGGATCTGTAGTGACTTTACATGGAAGGTTTGAAATACTTTCTTTGTCCGGATCGTTTCTACCACCACCAGCTCCTCCAGGAGCTACAAGTTTGAGTGTGTTCCTTGGTGGAGGCCAAGGTCAAGTTGTGGGAGGAAATGTTGTTGGTCCTTTGGTTGCTTCTGGACCGGTTATTGTCATCGCTTCATCTTTTACGAATGTAGCGTATGAGAGGTTACCGTTGGATGAAGATGAATCTCTTCAGATGCAACAAGGGCAATCATCTGCAGGTGGTGGTGGCGGTGGCGGTGATGGTGTCAATAACTCTTTTCCCGATCCATCATCCGGGCTCCCGTTCTTTAATTTGCCTCTAAATATGCCTCAATTACCAGTGGATGGTTGGGCTGGAAACTCTGGTGGAAGACAATCTTATTGA